In Burkholderia sp. GAS332, one DNA window encodes the following:
- a CDS encoding Acyl dehydratase, producing MTAAPRIVTIGETFSATLALSAESVKSFATLVNDFNPLHHDDAYAAQSRFGGLIASGTQPTAYFMSLLATHFSTYAQPLGLEFDIKLKKAVHANDTLTITWHVRNAYWKPSLNGDLTHLEGSVINQRGETMLTGTSTILVMPKPEASANSDATTKAS from the coding sequence ATGACCGCCGCGCCGCGCATCGTGACGATCGGCGAGACGTTCAGCGCGACATTGGCGCTATCGGCGGAATCGGTGAAATCGTTCGCCACGCTCGTCAACGACTTCAACCCGCTGCATCACGACGACGCCTATGCCGCGCAAAGCCGCTTCGGGGGTTTGATCGCATCCGGCACGCAACCGACCGCGTATTTCATGTCGCTCCTGGCCACGCATTTCTCAACCTACGCGCAGCCGCTCGGACTCGAGTTCGATATCAAGCTGAAGAAAGCCGTCCATGCGAACGATACGCTGACGATCACCTGGCACGTGCGCAACGCGTACTGGAAGCCGAGTCTGAACGGCGATCTGACGCACCTGGAAGGAAGCGTGATAAACCAGCGCGGCGAGACGATGTTGACCGGCACCTCGACGATCCTGGTGATGCCGAAACCCGAAGCATCGGCGAATTCCGACGCGACTACAAAGGCATCATGA
- a CDS encoding Threonine/homoserine efflux transporter RhtA, with product MASNEIRRGAAEMTMAMLMSGTIGWLVVSSQQSPFNVVFFRCIFGGATLALVCAVLGLFRRKLFSWKMLGLALLGGAAIVINWVLLFAAYSRASISMATAVYNTQPFMLVALGALVFRERIGASTVAWLVIAFIGLVFVVKVEPAVLAVPGQYLVGVAYAVGAAAMYAVSSIITKRLKGTPPHLIALIQVLLGVVMLAPFVRFDALPTSGVHWLELIVLGIVNTGLMYVLLYGAIQKLPTSMTGALSFIYPVVAIIVDRVAFGQKLAWIQVLGAVLILLAAAGVNLGWRIVPRKRLSST from the coding sequence ATGGCGTCAAATGAGATTCGCCGCGGCGCGGCGGAAATGACCATGGCGATGCTGATGTCCGGCACCATCGGCTGGCTGGTGGTGTCGTCGCAGCAGAGCCCGTTCAATGTGGTGTTCTTTCGCTGCATCTTCGGCGGCGCGACGCTGGCGCTCGTGTGCGCCGTGCTCGGCCTGTTCAGGCGCAAGCTTTTTTCGTGGAAGATGCTCGGCCTCGCACTGCTCGGCGGCGCGGCGATCGTTATCAACTGGGTGTTGCTGTTCGCTGCTTATTCGCGCGCCTCGATCTCGATGGCAACCGCCGTCTACAACACGCAGCCGTTCATGCTGGTCGCGCTCGGCGCGCTGGTGTTTCGTGAGCGCATCGGCGCGTCGACGGTGGCCTGGCTGGTGATCGCGTTTATTGGCCTCGTGTTCGTGGTGAAGGTCGAGCCGGCGGTGCTGGCCGTGCCGGGGCAATATCTGGTGGGTGTCGCCTATGCCGTGGGCGCGGCGGCGATGTACGCGGTTTCGTCGATCATTACGAAGCGCTTGAAGGGCACGCCGCCGCATCTGATTGCCCTGATCCAGGTATTGCTCGGTGTCGTGATGCTGGCGCCGTTCGTGCGCTTCGATGCGCTGCCGACTAGCGGCGTGCACTGGCTTGAATTGATCGTGCTCGGTATCGTCAACACGGGGCTCATGTATGTGCTGCTCTACGGCGCGATCCAGAAACTGCCGACCTCGATGACCGGTGCGTTGTCGTTCATCTATCCGGTGGTGGCGATCATCGTTGACCGGGTCGCGTTCGGGCAGAAGCTTGCGTGGATTCAGGTGCTCGGCGCGGTGCTGATCCTGCTTGCGGCCGCCGGCGTGAATCTCGGCTGGCGGATCGTGCCGCGGAAACGTCTGTCCTCAACCTGA
- a CDS encoding Glyoxylase, beta-lactamase superfamily II — MITLPESIRVFERGWLSSNNVLLVDDTCAALVDSGYATHAPQTLALVQQSLGARPLDLIVNTHLHSDHCGGNALLQSAWPCRTAIPASEADAVRDWDETRLTFRATGQRCERFTFTETIAPGAQLRLGALDWQVLGAPGHDPHSLMLYCADERILISADALWENGFGVIFPELEGESGFAEEQAVLEAIAKLDVRLVIPGHGSPFTNVEQALERAFSRVAWLRADPARNAKNALKVLIVFKLLEVRAMSFDTLLQMLDDAAVMRAAATMLKPRGEWFTLVHTIVEELAAKNGPLEIDGERIVARQA, encoded by the coding sequence ATGATCACGCTACCGGAATCGATCCGAGTCTTCGAACGCGGCTGGTTGTCGTCGAACAACGTGCTGCTGGTCGACGACACGTGCGCCGCCCTCGTCGATTCCGGTTACGCGACGCACGCGCCGCAAACCCTCGCGCTGGTGCAGCAATCGCTCGGCGCGCGACCGCTCGATCTGATCGTCAACACGCATCTGCATTCGGATCACTGCGGCGGCAACGCGCTATTGCAGTCGGCGTGGCCGTGCCGTACCGCGATTCCCGCATCCGAGGCCGACGCGGTACGCGATTGGGACGAAACCCGTCTGACGTTTCGCGCCACTGGCCAGCGTTGCGAGCGTTTCACCTTCACCGAGACAATCGCGCCCGGCGCGCAGTTGCGGCTCGGCGCGCTCGACTGGCAAGTGCTCGGCGCACCGGGTCACGATCCGCATTCGTTGATGCTGTATTGCGCGGACGAACGCATCCTGATCAGCGCGGACGCGCTGTGGGAAAACGGCTTCGGCGTGATCTTTCCCGAGTTGGAAGGTGAAAGCGGTTTCGCCGAGGAGCAGGCGGTGCTCGAAGCCATTGCGAAACTCGACGTGCGGCTCGTGATTCCCGGACACGGCTCGCCCTTCACGAATGTCGAGCAGGCGCTTGAACGGGCGTTTTCACGCGTCGCGTGGCTACGTGCCGATCCGGCGCGTAATGCGAAGAATGCACTGAAGGTGTTGATTGTGTTCAAGCTGCTCGAAGTCCGCGCGATGAGCTTCGACACGTTGCTTCAGATGCTCGACGATGCCGCCGTGATGCGCGCCGCCGCCACGATGCTCAAGCCGCGCGGCGAATGGTTCACTTTGGTGCACACGATCGTGGAGGAGTTAGCCGCCAAAAACGGGCCATTGGAGATCGATGGCGAGCGTATCGTCGCACGCCAAGCTTGA
- a CDS encoding Lrp/AsnC family transcriptional regulator, leucine-responsive regulatory protein, with product MTKRLAPVTPATLDETDRALLAALAADARQPVSELARLVGLSAPSTAERVRRLEAQGVIERFTVQIDPRALGFTLQAIVRVKPLPGQLHLVEDVIRRIPEFVECDKVTGDDCFICRLYLHSIDQLDEILAKITERAETSTAIVKSTPIARRLPPLG from the coding sequence ATGACCAAACGCCTTGCCCCCGTCACGCCCGCCACACTCGACGAAACCGACCGCGCGCTGCTCGCCGCGCTAGCGGCGGACGCCCGCCAGCCGGTCAGTGAACTCGCGCGTCTGGTTGGCCTCTCGGCACCGAGTACGGCCGAACGCGTCCGAAGGCTCGAAGCGCAAGGCGTGATCGAGCGCTTCACCGTGCAGATCGACCCGCGCGCGCTCGGCTTCACGTTGCAGGCAATCGTGCGCGTGAAGCCCTTGCCAGGGCAGTTGCATCTGGTGGAAGACGTGATCCGGCGGATTCCGGAGTTTGTTGAATGCGACAAGGTAACCGGCGACGACTGCTTCATCTGCCGCCTGTATCTGCATTCGATCGACCAGCTCGACGAAATTCTGGCGAAGATCACCGAGCGCGCGGAGACCAGCACGGCAATCGTCAAGTCGACGCCGATTGCGCGCCGCTTGCCGCCGCTAGGCTGA
- a CDS encoding Cys-tRNA(Pro) deacylase, prolyl-tRNA editing enzyme YbaK/EbsC has translation MTDHASPDSDDLAALPDSARRIALLLRESGHAGRIVMLPETGKTSAEAAAGLGCSVAQIAKSILFRRRKDDVPVLVVASGANRVDEKKVAAQVGEIARADAKFVREKTGYAIGGVCPIGHATKPVTLIDADLLELDSLWAAAGHPHAVFNLTAQELIALTGAPVVDVALRETA, from the coding sequence ATGACGGACCACGCTTCTCCCGATTCCGACGATCTCGCCGCCTTGCCTGACTCCGCACGCCGCATCGCCCTGTTGTTGCGTGAAAGCGGCCACGCGGGACGGATCGTGATGCTGCCGGAAACCGGCAAGACCTCCGCGGAAGCGGCAGCCGGTCTCGGCTGCTCAGTCGCGCAGATCGCCAAGTCGATCCTGTTTCGCCGCCGCAAAGACGATGTCCCCGTGCTGGTGGTCGCGAGCGGCGCGAATCGCGTCGACGAAAAGAAGGTCGCGGCGCAAGTCGGCGAAATTGCCCGCGCGGACGCGAAGTTCGTGCGCGAGAAAACCGGTTATGCGATCGGCGGCGTGTGCCCGATCGGCCACGCCACGAAACCGGTCACGCTGATCGATGCCGATCTGCTGGAACTCGACAGCTTGTGGGCCGCGGCGGGTCATCCGCATGCGGTGTTCAATCTGACGGCGCAGGAACTGATTGCATTGACGGGTGCACCGGTGGTCGACGTGGCGCTACGCGAGACGGCATGA
- a CDS encoding hydroxymethylglutaryl-CoA lyase — translation MALPQHVKIVEVGPRDGLQNEKEFVPTAIKIDLINRLSAAGFRNVEAASFVSPKWVPQMADGADVMAGIERRAGTIYSVLTPNLRGFEGALAARADEIVIFGAASEAFSQKNINCSIAESIDRFAPVAQAAKEHGLRIRGSVSCALGCPYQGEVPVASVVDVVERFAALGCDEIDIADTIGVGTPKRTREVFEAVTRVFPRERLSGHFHDTYGQALANIYAALQEGIEIYHASVAGLGGCPYAKGATGNVATEDVLYLMNGLGIETGIDLAQVVAIGDFISTSIGKPNVSRAGKALLAKARSEQGNCV, via the coding sequence ATGGCCTTGCCCCAACACGTCAAAATCGTCGAAGTCGGTCCGCGTGACGGACTGCAGAACGAGAAAGAATTCGTCCCCACCGCGATCAAGATCGACTTGATCAACCGCTTGTCGGCGGCGGGCTTCCGTAACGTCGAAGCCGCCTCGTTCGTATCGCCGAAATGGGTGCCGCAGATGGCCGACGGCGCCGACGTCATGGCCGGCATCGAGCGCCGTGCCGGCACGATCTACTCGGTGCTGACACCGAACCTGCGCGGTTTCGAAGGCGCGCTTGCGGCGCGCGCGGACGAGATCGTGATCTTCGGCGCCGCCAGCGAGGCGTTCTCGCAGAAGAACATCAATTGCAGCATCGCGGAAAGCATCGATCGATTCGCGCCCGTCGCGCAGGCGGCGAAGGAACATGGCTTGCGCATTCGCGGCAGCGTGTCGTGTGCGCTCGGCTGTCCCTATCAAGGCGAAGTGCCGGTGGCATCGGTGGTCGATGTGGTCGAGCGTTTCGCGGCCCTCGGCTGCGATGAGATCGATATCGCCGACACGATCGGCGTCGGCACGCCGAAGCGCACCCGCGAAGTGTTCGAAGCAGTCACGCGGGTGTTTCCGCGCGAACGTCTGTCGGGTCACTTCCACGACACTTACGGTCAGGCGCTCGCGAACATCTACGCCGCGTTGCAGGAAGGCATCGAGATTTATCACGCCTCAGTGGCAGGACTCGGCGGCTGTCCGTATGCGAAGGGCGCAACCGGCAACGTCGCGACCGAAGACGTGCTGTATCTGATGAACGGCCTCGGCATCGAGACCGGCATCGACCTCGCGCAAGTCGTGGCGATCGGCGATTTCATTTCGACGTCGATCGGCAAGCCTAACGTCTCGCGCGCCGGCAAGGCACTGCTCGCCAAAGCACGAAGCGAACAAGGCAACTGCGTCTGA